The sequence below is a genomic window from Arthrobacter sp. U41.
GCCGGATTGTGGCGACATCCGGCCGGACCGCTGACCGGAAAGCCGCGCTCCGGCAGTAGACTCGAAATCCCTGCCAATATCGCCTGACCCGTAAGGACCCCGGAGTACATCATGAAGAAGACCCTGACCGTCCTGATCGCTGCCGGGGCTCTGCTCGGCGCCGCCGGCTGCTCGGCCCCCACGCAAGACACCACTGCGGAAACCTGCGCCCGGGTCCAGACCGTCGGCGCCGGACCCACCTCCAACGAGGACAAGGCAGGGATGATCCGCCTCGCGAACCGGCTCAGGCCGGTCGAGGCCACCGCCTCCGCGGACCTGAAGACCCCGCTGCACTCCATCATTGAATTCCTGGACGAGTCGGCGAAGGAGACCCCGGACTCCGCCAAGCTGCAGGAGATGCAGGGCGCGTACACCTCTGCAGGTCAGGCCCTCAGCGCGGCCTGCGGCGGCGGCCAGTAGCGGCGAGCCTGCGGCCAAAGAGCGCGCAGAAAAGGGACCGGGTGACCCCGGTCCCTTTTTTCATGCCGTTTTTGTGCCGTTTTTGTGCCGTTTTAGTGCCTGCGGGCGGCTACTTCCGGCCGATGAACCAGTCCTGGAGCTTCCGCAGCCGGGTCTGCAACTGCTCCTCGTTGGCCTGGGCCACGGCCGGGCCGCCGCAGACCGTCCGGAGCTTGGTGTGGATGACGCCGTGCGGCGTGCCCGTACGGGCAGACCAGGCCGCGACATTCTTGGCCAGTTCGGTGCGCAGGTCCATCAGCAGGCGATGATCCGGCACGGCGGGTACCTCAGCGGCCGGACCGGCGGCACCCTGCGGGGCCCGCGCATTCTTGCGGTTGAGCTGGGCGTGCTGGCGCTGGCGCAGCAGCGTGCCGACCTGTTCGGCGTCGAGCAGTCCGGGAATCCCGAGGAAGTCGAGCTCGTCCTCGGAGCCCACCTCGCCGCCGGTGCCGAACTCGCCGCCGTCGAACAGCACGCGGTCAAAGGAGGCCTGCGAATCCAGGGCCTCAAACTTGCCCTTCATCAGCGAATCGGAGGCCTTCTCCTCGCGGTTCGCCTCGTCCATCAGCGAGTCTTCCGGGTTGAAAAGCCCGTCGCCGTCGTCCTTCTCGGGGCGGTCCAGGGCGTGGTCCCGCTCGGCTTCCATGGAGTTGGCGAGCGCCATCAGCTGCGGCACGGAGGGCAGGAAGACCGACGCCGTCTCGCCGCGTTTCCGGGCGCGCACGAACCGCCCGACAGCCTGGGCGAAGAAGAGTGGAGTGGCGGTGGAGGTCGCGTACACACCGACGGAGAGCCGGGGCACGTCCACACCCTCGGAAACCATCCGCACGGCCACCATCCAGCGTTTCTCGCTGGCGGTGAACTCCTCGATCTTGCTGGAGGCCTTGGTGTCGTCGGAAAGGATCACCGTGGGCGATTCGCCCGTGATCCTCTTCAGCTGGCCGGCGTAGGCACGTGCGTCCTCGTGGTCTGTCGCGATGACCAGACCGCCGGCGTCGGGAACCGTCCGGCGCACCTCGCTCAGCCGTTTGTCCGCCCCGGCAAGCACCGCCGGGATCCATGCTCCTGTGGGGTTCAGCGCGGTCCGCCAGGCGTGCGCGGTGACATCCTTGGTGACCGCCGACTCGCCGAGGGAGGCCGCCATCTCCTCGCCGGCGCTCGTGCGCCAGCGCATCTGGCCCGAGTAGGCCATGAACATCACGGGACGGACCACGTGGTCCCGGAGCGCCTTGCCGTAGCCGTAGGTGTAGTCCGCCCTGGAACGGCGGATGCCGTCCCGGTCCTCGGCGTATTCCACGAACGGGATGGGCGAGGTGTCGGAACGGAACGGTGTCCCCGTCAGTGAGAGCCTGCGCGCCGCGGGCTCGAAGGCCTCGCGCAGCCCGTCGCCCCAGGAGAGTGCCTCCCCGCCGTGGTGGATTTCGTCGAGGATGACGAGGGTGCGGGCGGCCTCGGTTTTGGCCCGGTGCAGCAGCGGTTTGCTTGCCACCTGGGCGTAGGTGACGGCGACGCCGATGAAGCCGCGGCCGTGCTGGCCGTCGGCGTTCTTGAAGTTCGGGTCGATGGCGATCCCCACCTTCGCGGCGGCGTCAGCCCACTGCCGTTTCAGGTGGTCCGTGGGCGCCACGATGGTGATGCGGTTGACGACGTTGGCCTCGACCAGCATGGACGCCACCCGCAGCGCGAAGGTGGTCTTGCCGGCGCCGGGCGTGGCCACCGCCAGGAAGTCCTTCGGATGGGTGCTGAAGTAGCTGTCGAGGGCTTCCTGCTGCCAGGCACGGAGTTTCGGCGCGGTGCCCCAGGCGGCCCGCTCAGGATACGCGGGAGGCAGGACGGGTCCGCCGAAGAGTGTCTCTGTCACTTAGGTGCCCTCCATTCCGCGCACTGCCGCCGCTGCCGGAGAAAACCAATTAAGCACAAAAACACCAATCTTTTCGGATGAACCGTAAGCAATCACCGGCCGGCACGGACCGGTCATCAGTCACCGGGAGAACAGGTCGCTCCGGGTCCAGGGCGGCGCGCCTGAGGGCGGGACGCAGGGACCTGCCGCGCCGCCGCCGCGAACTACCGCGCTACTTGTCGCCGGAACCGTTGCCGCCGTCTTTGCCCGGGCGGAGGCCGTCGTAGACCTCTTTGCACTCGGGGCACACGGGGAACTTCTTCGGGTCGCGGCCCGGCGTCCAGACCTTGCCGCACAGGGCGATGACCGGTTCACCGGACAGCGCCGATTCCATGATCTTTTCCTTGCGCACATAGTGCGAGAAGCGGTCCCGGTCACCGGGTTCCACTTCCTGGCGCAGTTCCTCGCGCTCGATCGTGGCCGTCGACGTCCCGGCTCCGGAGAGCTCGCGCATCGGGTCGTTTTCGAGGGGATCGGTCATGCTGTTCATGTGACCCATCTTAGCCGCTCGATCTGGCGGACGTGCGACGGTACCCCGGCGGGATCGCGGGAACCGGTCCCTACAGGCCCTGCCACGAGGGCTTGTTCTCGTAGCTGTGGCGGTAGTAATCGGCGAGCCGCAGCGACGAGGCCGCCGCCTCGTCAACCAGGATCGTGGCGTGCGGGTGCAGCTGCAGGACGGATGCGGCGCAGATGGCGGCAACGGGTCCTTCCACGAGGTCCCGGACCGCCTGGGCCTTCTGCGCGCCGGTGGCGATGAGGATCACATGCCGGGCTTCCAGGATGGTTCCCAGCCCCTGGGTCACGACATGGTGCGGGACCTGGGACAGGCTCCCGAAGAACCGTGCATTGTCCCGGCGTGTCTGCTCGACCAGGGTCTTGACCCTGGTCCGTGAGGCAAGGGATGAGCCGGGCTCGTTGAACGCGATGTGGCCGTCAGTTCCGACTCCCAGCAGTTGCAGGTCCACTCCTCCGGCCGCCCGGATGGCGTCCTCGAAGGCCATACAGGCTGCGGGGATGTCCGCGGCGCCGCCGTCCGGCCCGCGCACGTTCGCCGGGTTGATGTTCACCCGTTCCGTGAATTCGCGCCTGACCACCTCACGGTAGGACTCCGGGTGGCCGGCCGGCAGACCCACATACTCGTCAAGGGAGAAGGCCCGCACCCGGCTGAAGTCCAGGCCGTCGCGCTCGTGCCGCAGGGCCAGCTCGTTGTAGACCGGCAACGGTGACGAACCGGTGGCCAGGCCCAGGACGGCGTCGGGCTTGCGCCGGAGCAGCGCCTCAATCGCATCCGCCGCGAGCGCGGCGATCAGCTTGCTGCCGGACAGAATGACAACTTCCATGGCCTGCCTTTGCGCTTGCCGTGCCCCTTGGCGGTTGTGCCTTAGTGGCAGGCTACCGCAGTCCCGGCCCGGGCGCGCGGGTCAGCGGTGGACGGCGACCTGGGCCAGCAGTTCCGGCCCCCGGGCGTCGAGCCATTTCCCGCCCAGCCGCACCCCGGCGGCAAACAGCCCGAGCCCCAGGCCCGGGCCCACCACCAGGTTGATCCAGCCGGGCACGGCACTGCCTGTGGCGAATTGTGCCGCCACCAGCGCCACTTCGGGCACCAGCAGCAGGAAGAGCACCCCCATGCCGCCGAACTGGACCGCCATGGTCTGCGCCACATTGCCCGGCGGTTTCTTGAACGGGCTGTCGCCGGGGATCGGCACAGCGGCGGTGTAGCGTGCCGATACCACCGAGGAGAGACCCAACCCGCTGAACAGGACACCGAGGGACAGCCCGAGCACGCCGGGCAGCAACTGCCAGTCCGCGCCAAAGACGAACGGCAGGACGCTGAGCGCCAGCACCGCCGGCAGGGCGAAGACCAGGCACGCAACGGCCCGGCCGAGCCGGTCGTGGACCCCCCGCACCCCCGTGGACAGGTGCAGCGCGAAAGCGGTGCTGTCATAGGAAACGTCTGTTGAGATGGACCAGGCAAGCAGGAACGCTGTCAGCGGTCCGACGAAGAGGAGCAGACCGTAGGATCCCGTCTGGGCGGCCTGGAACAGAAACAGGACCGGCAGCAGCGGGACAACCACGAGGGCGCCCGCGTAGCGGGGATCCCGGACCCAGTAGCTCAGCGACCGCGCCGCGACCGCGCCGGTTGGCGTTGCCGGGAACAGCCTGAAGAAGCCCAGTCCCCGGGCTCGTCTTTTGGAGCCGCCGGAGTAGGACGGCGTCACGAGCGCCCGCTGAAGCAGCAGCTTCCAGCACAGCGCGAGTCCGGCGAGTGTGGCCAGCGCGATCAGGAACTTCAGGGCCGCGGCGCCGTAGCTTCCCGCGGCAAGTTCCCCGCCGAGGGACCACGCTGCCCCCGCCGGGGTCCAGGACAGCGTCCGGGCCAGCCCGGTCAGGAAGTCCCCGGAACCGGCAATCCCTTCGGCGACACCCGCCACGATCGGTCCCATCAGGACGAGGGGAATCAGGAAGACGACCGCACTGGCGTCCTTGAAACGGCGGGAACTCGCCAGCCCTGCGGTGGCCGTGGTGACCACTTTGGACAGCACAATGCAGCTCAGCACACCAAGGACCGCGCCCACCAGGGCTCCCCCGGCGGCGGGAAGGCTCCGGGACCAGGTCCCGACGGTGCCAAGTGCCACCAGCGCGGTCGCCGTGCCCGGAATTCCGATCAGCCCGCCGAGGGCCAGTCCGGTCAGCAGCTGGGGCATCGGCACAGCGAACGTGGTGAACCGTGCCGGGTCAAGGGTCATATCCGCGGCCGAGGCCGCGATCGGGACAACGGCCCACCCCAGCAGCGCCGCCGCGCCGCCCAGCACAATGACCGTCTGGGCCAAACCGGCGTCCGCCCCGCGGAGGAGCAGCAGCCCCGTGATGCCGAGCCCGACGAGTCCCAGCGCATACAGGGTGCCGATGCCGAGGCCCACCAGCTGCCACGGGCTGCGCCGGAGGCTGTTGCGCAGCAGTGTCAGCTTGAGCCTTAGAAGGTCCGCAACCATTCCAGCCCTTCCGTGTGGTTGCGGCCGCCGACCAGCTGGACGAAGCGGTCCTCGAGGGACTCACCGGCCCGGACCTCGTCCACCGTGCCGGCGGCGAGCAGCCGGCCGGCGGCCACAACGGCGACGTGGTCGCACATCCGCTGCACCAGGTCCATAACGTGGCTCGAGACAATGACGGTGCCGCCGGAGGCCACATAACGGTCCAGGATCTCGCGGATGTTGGCGGCGGACACAGGATCCACCGATTCGAACGGCTCGTCCAGGACCAGCAGCCGGGGCGCGTGGATCAGGGCCGAGGCGAGGGCGATTTTCTTCGTCATGCCGGCGGAGTAGTCCACCACCAGCGTTCCGGCGTCGGGACCCAGGTCCAGTGCGGCGAGCAGTTCCTTGACGCGCACGGCCACAACGTCCTTGTCCATGCCGCGCAGCAGGCCGGCGTAGCTGACCAGCTGCGCGCCGGTCAGCCGGTCAAAGAGCCGGACACCGTCCGGGAGGATGCCCATCAGCTTCTTCGCTTCCAGCGGGTGCGTCCAGACATCCACTCCGTGCACGAACGCCGTGCCGAACTCGGGCCGCAACAGTCCCGTGGCCATCGACAGGGTGGTGGTCTTGCCGGCCCCGTTCGGGCCGACGATCCCGTAGAAGGAGCCGGCCGGAACGTCCAGGCTGAGGCCGTCGACGGCGATCTTGTCGCCAAAGCGCTTGGCCAGCCCGCGCAGCGACAGCGCGGGAACCGCCGGCCCCGGCTTGTTTCCAGGGGCAGGCGGACGCGGCTGCTGAAAAGTCATGTCGCTAGACTAACCGTCCCGTGCGGGGAACGGATCGTCCGCAGGGCACAGCCGGGCCGGCGGACCCCGCCCCGGGCCCCGTCCCGCTAGAAGGAGTGCCGGGGAACGGCGCGTTCGTACTGCGGCGGCCAGGCCAGCTCATGGCCCAGCTCGAACGCGGCCCGCAGCCACCAGTGCGGGTCGCGCAGCGCGGCACGGGCGATGAAGACACCGTCGGCCTGGCCGGTGGCAACGGCGTGCTCGGCCTGGCCGGCCGACGTCAGCAGCCCCACGGTACCCGTCCGGACCCCGGTTTCACGCCGGATCCGCGCGGCGAAGCCGGTCTGGTAGCCGGGTCCCACCGGAATCTGCTGGTACGCCACGGCGCCGCCGCTGGACACGTCCACCAGGTCCACGCCGTGTTCGGATGCCGCTTTGGCCATCCGCACCGACGCCTCAATATCAAGGCCGCCCTCGGCCCAGTCCGAGGCAGAGATCCGGAGCAGCAGCGGCATGGAGTCGGGGATGACGTTCCGCACGGCATCAACAACGGCCAGGGTCAGCCGGTTCCGGCCTGCCTCGTCGCCGCCCCACCGGTCAGTGCGGTCGTTGACGAGCGGACTCTGGAACTGGTGCAGCAGGTAGCCGTGGGCGCCGTGGATTTCGATCGTGTCGAAGCCGGCTCCCACGGCCCGGACCGCAGCCGCGGCGAAATCGGCGATCACGCCGCCGATCTGCTCCTCCGTCATCGCCGACGGGGCCTCGTAGCCGTCAAAGGCCGAGGTGCCGGGTCCCGCGGTGGGCCAGCCGCCGTCGGCGACGGCCACCGTGCCCTGCTTGCCGGAGAACGGCCAGTACGAGGACGCCTTCCGGCCCGCGTGCGCCAGCTGGGTGCCGATCTTGGTGTCCGCGGTGCCGTGCCGGTGCACGAAGGATGTGATCCGTTCCCATGCCGCGGCCTGATCGTCGTTGTAGAGTCCGGCGTCCCGGGGGCTGATCCGTCCGGAGGCGTTCACGGCGGCCGCCTCGGTGAGGATGAGGGCGGCTCCTCCCGTGGCAAAGGAACCCAGGTGCATCAGATGCCAGTCGTTGGGAACTCCTTCCCCGGTTTCCGGCTCACAGCTGTACTGGCACATCGGAGACACCCAGCCGCGGTGCTGCAGGTGCAGGGCACGCAGTTCCAGCGGCGTAAAAAGCGCCGAACCCATCAGAAGAGGACCCGTGCGAGGTTTTGGCGCGCTTTCGCGACGCGGGCGTCGGCGGTGCCCACGACGTCGAACAGTTCCAGCAGCCTGACCCGTGCCGTTTCCCGCTCCGGTCCGAAGTTCCTGCCGATGAACGCAACGATCCGGCCCAGTCCGTCCTCGACGTGTCCGCCGGCAACGTCCAGGTCAGCCACAGCCAGCTGGGCTTCGAGGCTGTCCGGCTCGGTGGCGGCCTGCTGGCGCAGCGCTTCGGTGTCCGCGGCGGACAGCGGCTGGAGCCGGCCCATCAGCTCCACCTGCGCGAGTCCGGCCTTGGCCTCGGAATCGGCGGGCATCTCCAGGAGGGCCTGGCGGTAGGCGTCCGCGGCGGCGGCGTAGTCACCGGCTTCGATCGCGTCAAACGCTTTCTGGTGCAGGGGCGGCAGCGGCGGCGCCTCGGCCTCATCGGCGCCGGGTCCGCCGGCGCCGATCCGCCCGGTCACGCCGTTGGCGGCAGCGACCTTGAGCAGCTCGTCCAGCAGGCTGCGGACCTGCTGTTCCTCGGCGGCACCCTGGAAGAGGGGCACCGGCTGGCCCTTGACGAGGGCCACGGCGGTGGGAACGGCCTGCACCTGGAACGCCTGGGCAAGTTGCGGGAACACCTCGACGTCGGCGGCGCCGAGGACCAGCTGGCCCTCGTAGCTGTTCACGATCCGCTCGAGGACGTCAGCCTGCTCGGCCGAGCCCGGCGAATAGGCGGCCCACAGCGCTATGACAACGGGCACCTGGGCCGAGAGCTCAACGAGTTCCTGGAAGTTGGCTTCGGTGATGTCCACCCGAAGCGGCCGGCCGGGATGCTCCGCACCCCCGTTGCCTGCGGCGGGAGTACCCGGTGTGCCGGCGGTGCCGGCGGGGGCCGGGCCGGCCGGTGGCGCAGCGGGACGCTGTTTCAGGGCGGACAGGTCGACGGCGCCCCGCAGGTTGAGCGGGTTGGCGGCAGCCGGCGGGACGGGGCGGGAAGCTGGCGAAGTCATGGTTCCACTCTAGCCACATCGGCCCCCGCCGGTGCCACGTGAGGGGCCCCGGCAACAGAAAAGACCCGGCCTTGCGGCCGGGTCTTTTCTGTCAGCGCCGGTCAGGCCGGCGCTACTCCTCTGTGGGCCTGGTTGCGGGCCTACTTAAAGCTGGCCCCCACGAGGCCGCGGGTGGCGGCCACGAGCTTCATCGGGTCCTGGGACCCTGCCGGGGGGATATAGACGGCCGCGGACTCGGCGAAGTTCAGCACCATTCCGGTGCTGGTCTCCTTGCCGCCGGCCAGGGCCGCTGCGTCGTCACCGATGGTCAGCTTGTCGCCGGCGGCCTTGGGGGTGCCATCAAACGCGAAGTTCAGGCGGCCCAGGGCCAGTGCTCCGCCGTCTGCGGTCCGGAACACCACAATGCTTTCCGGGACGACCTTGTGGGTGAAGGAGAAGGTGCCGTTGACGCCCGAACTCACCACATCGGCCTGGTAGGCCAGCGTGTCAGCGATGTACGGGGACGACGCGCCTTCGGCGAGTTTGTCCTTGAACGCGGAGTCGGCGGAATTCAGCCGGTCGCCCAGCCCGCCCAGTGCTTCCTCGCCGCTGTAAAGCAGACCCGTTTTGTCCGAGGGTGCCAGTGTCTCGGTGCCGCCGCGGGCGATCCCCGGGAAGGTCGTTCCCGGCTGCAGCGGCGTCGTGAGGACCAGCTTGTAGTTCTCCCGCGGGGATACCTGGGTCAGGGTAAGCAGCTGAGGCACAACGTTGCCCTCGCCCTGGGTGACGGCCATGACGGTGCGCGGCCAGCTGCGCTTGTCAGTGACCACTGTCGTGAGGAGCTTCGTGGCGCGGACCGGCATCCGGGCCTCGTAGGTCCCGACCTGGGAACGGATCTTGTAGTTCTGCGTGCGGACCTCGAGTTCGGGTCCGGCCACGCGCGGCTCGAGTTTGCTGGCATCCTTGGCCGCGTCACCGGCGTCGGCCGCACTGGCAACCTGTTCAAGGATGCGGCGGAACTGGGCATCAACCAGCACCGGTGAGCCCGGAGCCTGCCCGGCGGCGGCAGAGGAAGGACTCGGCGACGGGGCGGGCGTCTGGCTGGCGTGGGCCGCGACGCCGCTTCCGGCGACGGCCGTGGCGGTCAGCACCGCCACAACCACGCCGGAGCGCCGCAGGCGCCGGGCGATGGTGGCGGGTTCGGCGGTGAGTTTTTCGGAGCCGGTTTCGTTCCGTGCCGTTCCCGTGCGTGCCTCAGGCTTGGCCTCGGCGCGGGGGGAAGGCGTGCTGCCGCCGGTTGCCGTGCCACTGCCCGGTCCGCCGTTGCCTGTCCCGGCGCGGGCGCCGGACTTGGGCTTGAGCACCAGCAGGGCGGCTCCGGCCAGGATCAGCAGGCCGCCGAGAACCATAAAGGGAATGGCCCACGGAGTGGAAGTGTCATTCGGGAACGTTATGGTGATCGAGCTGGGGGCCGGCTTGGTCCCGTCCGTGGCGAGCAGCAGGTCCCAGTCGCCGTCCGCCGGCGGGGTCCAGTTGTACTTCAGCTCGCCGCTGGCGTTTTCGGTGGTTACCCACAGGTCCGATCCGGCGGGCGAGGGCGCGGTCGCTTCGCCGCCGGCATGCGTCAACTGCAGCGCCTTGCCGTCCTCGGAGACGCCGGAGACGGTGTTGTGCGCGGTCGTGCCGACCCAGGCCTCGACGTCGTCCGGGCGGCCGGCGGCCAGCATGAAGCTGCCCTCGCCCTTGACATTGATCGTCACCGGGCCGTCGTGCAGCGTGCGGAGCTTCCCGTCAAAAACGGTCAGCGGTGCGGCGGCGGCATCGGCCGGTGCGGTGGCGGTCACGGTCTCGGCCGGAGCCCAGAATGTCTTCTGGCCGATTCCGGCGAGCAGTGTCAGGAGGCCGAGCAGCACTAATGCAACTGCAGTCTTGAAACGCAAAATTTTACCTATCATCAGCGGACACTTAGCTTCAATAGTAACCATTTTGTTACCAGAGAGTCAGATCGGGCAGGTTGTCAACCCCTGCCGCGGCACCCGCGGGAACCATCCAACCGCGCCAAAACAAGCCTGCTGATAAGGTTTGCGGTGATCATCACACCATGGCCGCGACAGCGGCTTCGCCGGGAATATCCACAGGACAAGGGCTTTCAACGCAGTGACTGGACACACGGACTCGTCCCCCTCAGGACCGGAAGAAAACCAGGACTCCGGCAGTGCGGCAGTGCGTACCCGGGACGGGGTTTCCCACCGCCGGACGGCCCTGGCCGGGGTGCTGAACTCGATGGCCCACCGCTTGCGTCAGCCCCTTCCGGGCGCCCAGCCACGGCTCCGCTTCGAGATGCCCCCGGAGCAGGAGCTCGACGAGACGACGCCGGAGAGCGAGACCAGCGCCCGCTTCGGCCATCCCGGCCCGCGGATGTCCTCCCAGCACCCCCTTTACGTCGGGTTCATGGGGACGGTCGGCGTGGGCGTGGCCCTGCTCGTCTACTGGATCGGTTCCAACACCACCCAGCTGCTGCTCTGGATCGTGGCGGCACTCTTCATCGCCCTGGGCCTGGACCCGGTGGTGCGCTGGCTGGAGGGGAAAAGGCTTCCCCGCGCCGCGGGCATTGTGGCCGCTGTTTCCACGCTGGCCCTGGCGATTGCCGGGTTCTTTGCCACCCTGATCCCCACGATTGTCCAGCAGGTCACCCAGATCGTCGAAGAGGCGCCGCGCTGGGTCACGGACTTCATTAACTCCGACTTCTTCCGCAGCATCGACAACCAGTACGGGGTGCGGGAACGCATCACCCAGGAGCTGGAAAAGTTCGTCAACAACCCCGAGGCGATGGGCGGCATCTTCGGCGGCGTCGTCGGTTTCGGCACCACCCTGGCGAACGGCCTGTTCGGGGCCCTGATCGTGCTGGTGCTGAGCCTCTACTTCCTGGCGGCCCTGCCTGCCATGAAGAAGTGGGGCTACCGGCTGGCCCCGCGGTCCCGCCGGGCCCGGGTCGCGGCCCTGTCCGAGGAAATCACCGGTTCGGTGGGAAACTACGTCATCGGCCAGGCCGTCGTCGCCCTCCTGAACGCAACCTTCGCCTTCATTGTGATGTCGATCGTCGGCGTTCCGTTCGCCGTGCTGCTGGCCTTCGTCGTGGCGCTGCTGGCATTCATCCCCCTGGTTGGCGGGCTGATTGCCGGCGTCATCGTCACCGTGATTGCCCTGACAGCGGGGTGGCAGACCGCTGTGGTCTTCGCCATCTGCTATTTCGCCTACCTGCAGTTCGAGGCCTACTTCATCTCCCCGCGCATCATGCAGAAAGCGGTCGCCGTGCCGGGCGCCGTCGCCGTCATCTCGGTGATCGCCGGCGGCAGCCTGCTGGGCGTGCTGGGCGCGCTGATCGCGATCCCCACCGCGGCCGCCATTCTGCTTTTGGTCAAGGAAATCTTCATCGTCCGCCAGGACAAGCACTGACATTTTCCGCTACAGAAAAGGACAGCCGCTGCGTGGATCCACGCAGCGGCTGTCCTTTTCTGTAGCGGAAAGGCAAGAGACCCTCAGGCGTGCGCCGTGGCCACGGGGCCGGCCCATTCCTGCGGCAGTTCCGTCCCGGCGCCGCCGGGCAGGACCTCATCGACAATTTCGTTGAGCACCCGGCCGGCGTATTTCTCCCCCACCCACAGGTGCTTGGCACCGTCCACGCCCACGACGCGGGCCTGCGGCACCAGGGCAAAGCGCTCCGCGGCCTCGGCCGGCTGGAGGTAGTCGTCATGCTCGGGGACCAGCACCTTGAGCGGCTTGCCGGCGGACGCCCACTCCTTGAGGTGCACGTCCGTGGCCCGGTGCAGCGGAGGAGAGAGCAGGATCGCTCCCTCGACCTCGGAGGCCACGGGTTCCGCCGCCCCGTACATCAGCGCGAGCTCGGTGCCGAAGGACCAGCCCACGAGCCAGCGGTTCGGCAGGCCGCGGTCGACGGCGAACCGCACGGCCGCCTCGACGTCGAGGCGTTCGCCGATGCCCTCCTCGAACGCCCCGTCACTGGTTCCCCTGGGGGATCCGGTGCCGCGCGTGTTGAAACGGAGCACGGCGATTCCGGCCAGGGCGGGAAGCCGGTAGGAGGCCTTGCGGTAGACGTGCGAGTCCATAAAACCGCCGTGGGTCGGGAGCGGATGCAGGGTGATGAGGGTGGCCTTCACCGCGCCGGACTCAGGGAGCGCCAGCTCGCCGACGAGCCGGTGTCCGTCGCTGGTGCGGAGCTCCACGTTCTCCCGGCGGGCCGGGAGAACGGTGGACGCACGGATCGCGGTCGGTGCGGAAGGCTGGCTGAAGACGTACGACGCCGGGTCAAAACTCATGCGTCCAGCTTAGCGAAAGCATCCGGCCCCCCGGTCAGCGGTAGCGGTAGCTGCGTGAGGTCCAGCAGTTGCTATGCCAGTGCCGCCGCTCCGCAAGGCCCGCGG
It includes:
- a CDS encoding NADH:flavin oxidoreductase/NADH oxidase; amino-acid sequence: MGSALFTPLELRALHLQHRGWVSPMCQYSCEPETGEGVPNDWHLMHLGSFATGGAALILTEAAAVNASGRISPRDAGLYNDDQAAAWERITSFVHRHGTADTKIGTQLAHAGRKASSYWPFSGKQGTVAVADGGWPTAGPGTSAFDGYEAPSAMTEEQIGGVIADFAAAAVRAVGAGFDTIEIHGAHGYLLHQFQSPLVNDRTDRWGGDEAGRNRLTLAVVDAVRNVIPDSMPLLLRISASDWAEGGLDIEASVRMAKAASEHGVDLVDVSSGGAVAYQQIPVGPGYQTGFAARIRRETGVRTGTVGLLTSAGQAEHAVATGQADGVFIARAALRDPHWWLRAAFELGHELAWPPQYERAVPRHSF
- a CDS encoding tetratricopeptide repeat protein gives rise to the protein MTSPASRPVPPAAANPLNLRGAVDLSALKQRPAAPPAGPAPAGTAGTPGTPAAGNGGAEHPGRPLRVDITEANFQELVELSAQVPVVIALWAAYSPGSAEQADVLERIVNSYEGQLVLGAADVEVFPQLAQAFQVQAVPTAVALVKGQPVPLFQGAAEEQQVRSLLDELLKVAAANGVTGRIGAGGPGADEAEAPPLPPLHQKAFDAIEAGDYAAAADAYRQALLEMPADSEAKAGLAQVELMGRLQPLSAADTEALRQQAATEPDSLEAQLAVADLDVAGGHVEDGLGRIVAFIGRNFGPERETARVRLLELFDVVGTADARVAKARQNLARVLF
- the nagB gene encoding glucosamine-6-phosphate deaminase: MEVVILSGSKLIAALAADAIEALLRRKPDAVLGLATGSSPLPVYNELALRHERDGLDFSRVRAFSLDEYVGLPAGHPESYREVVRREFTERVNINPANVRGPDGGAADIPAACMAFEDAIRAAGGVDLQLLGVGTDGHIAFNEPGSSLASRTRVKTLVEQTRRDNARFFGSLSQVPHHVVTQGLGTILEARHVILIATGAQKAQAVRDLVEGPVAAICAASVLQLHPHATILVDEAAASSLRLADYYRHSYENKPSWQGL
- a CDS encoding DEAD/DEAH box helicase; this translates as MTETLFGGPVLPPAYPERAAWGTAPKLRAWQQEALDSYFSTHPKDFLAVATPGAGKTTFALRVASMLVEANVVNRITIVAPTDHLKRQWADAAAKVGIAIDPNFKNADGQHGRGFIGVAVTYAQVASKPLLHRAKTEAARTLVILDEIHHGGEALSWGDGLREAFEPAARRLSLTGTPFRSDTSPIPFVEYAEDRDGIRRSRADYTYGYGKALRDHVVRPVMFMAYSGQMRWRTSAGEEMAASLGESAVTKDVTAHAWRTALNPTGAWIPAVLAGADKRLSEVRRTVPDAGGLVIATDHEDARAYAGQLKRITGESPTVILSDDTKASSKIEEFTASEKRWMVAVRMVSEGVDVPRLSVGVYATSTATPLFFAQAVGRFVRARKRGETASVFLPSVPQLMALANSMEAERDHALDRPEKDDGDGLFNPEDSLMDEANREEKASDSLMKGKFEALDSQASFDRVLFDGGEFGTGGEVGSEDELDFLGIPGLLDAEQVGTLLRQRQHAQLNRKNARAPQGAAGPAAEVPAVPDHRLLMDLRTELAKNVAAWSARTGTPHGVIHTKLRTVCGGPAVAQANEEQLQTRLRKLQDWFIGRK
- a CDS encoding transporter, producing MVADLLRLKLTLLRNSLRRSPWQLVGLGIGTLYALGLVGLGITGLLLLRGADAGLAQTVIVLGGAAALLGWAVVPIAASAADMTLDPARFTTFAVPMPQLLTGLALGGLIGIPGTATALVALGTVGTWSRSLPAAGGALVGAVLGVLSCIVLSKVVTTATAGLASSRRFKDASAVVFLIPLVLMGPIVAGVAEGIAGSGDFLTGLARTLSWTPAGAAWSLGGELAAGSYGAAALKFLIALATLAGLALCWKLLLQRALVTPSYSGGSKRRARGLGFFRLFPATPTGAVAARSLSYWVRDPRYAGALVVVPLLPVLFLFQAAQTGSYGLLLFVGPLTAFLLAWSISTDVSYDSTAFALHLSTGVRGVHDRLGRAVACLVFALPAVLALSVLPFVFGADWQLLPGVLGLSLGVLFSGLGLSSVVSARYTAAVPIPGDSPFKKPPGNVAQTMAVQFGGMGVLFLLLVPEVALVAAQFATGSAVPGWINLVVGPGLGLGLFAAGVRLGGKWLDARGPELLAQVAVHR
- a CDS encoding AI-2E family transporter; amino-acid sequence: MAHRLRQPLPGAQPRLRFEMPPEQELDETTPESETSARFGHPGPRMSSQHPLYVGFMGTVGVGVALLVYWIGSNTTQLLLWIVAALFIALGLDPVVRWLEGKRLPRAAGIVAAVSTLALAIAGFFATLIPTIVQQVTQIVEEAPRWVTDFINSDFFRSIDNQYGVRERITQELEKFVNNPEAMGGIFGGVVGFGTTLANGLFGALIVLVLSLYFLAALPAMKKWGYRLAPRSRRARVAALSEEITGSVGNYVIGQAVVALLNATFAFIVMSIVGVPFAVLLAFVVALLAFIPLVGGLIAGVIVTVIALTAGWQTAVVFAICYFAYLQFEAYFISPRIMQKAVAVPGAVAVISVIAGGSLLGVLGALIAIPTAAAILLLVKEIFIVRQDKH
- a CDS encoding ABC transporter ATP-binding protein, which produces MTFQQPRPPAPGNKPGPAVPALSLRGLAKRFGDKIAVDGLSLDVPAGSFYGIVGPNGAGKTTTLSMATGLLRPEFGTAFVHGVDVWTHPLEAKKLMGILPDGVRLFDRLTGAQLVSYAGLLRGMDKDVVAVRVKELLAALDLGPDAGTLVVDYSAGMTKKIALASALIHAPRLLVLDEPFESVDPVSAANIREILDRYVASGGTVIVSSHVMDLVQRMCDHVAVVAAGRLLAAGTVDEVRAGESLEDRFVQLVGGRNHTEGLEWLRTF
- a CDS encoding DUF3039 domain-containing protein — protein: MTDPLENDPMRELSGAGTSTATIEREELRQEVEPGDRDRFSHYVRKEKIMESALSGEPVIALCGKVWTPGRDPKKFPVCPECKEVYDGLRPGKDGGNGSGDK